ATGCAGAAAATCTGCATTATTTAAGTTCTACCAGCTCATAATCTGTAGTGCCCATTCCAAGTTCTTCACCGTACTTAAATTGTATGTCCCCTCTCGTCTCAGGATGAATAGCGGCAAATTTGTCATCACCTTCATTAAGCCCTCTGCCTACATCTCCTAATGCAGAATGTGGATTTCCTGCTTGCCTATTTACAAGGTCAAAACTGGCTTTATCTATTGCAACAGGGTCAAATGACGCCAATATTCCTATATCCTGCACAATCGGTGCATCGCTCCACGGTGTACAGTCACACAATGGCGTCACATTCATTACAAAGTTCATAAAGGCTATTTTGCCTTTTTTATTCATATAGGCTCCATAGGCGTACTCTGTCATCCTCTCCACAAACTCATCCATGTCTGTTCCCCATTGTGGATTTATGGCGTCGTACTGGCACATTGTAATACATTCTCCACATCCGATGCATTTTTCAGGATCTATGTAAGCCTTGCCATCTACCAGTGATATAGCGTCTTCTGGACAATTTTTGATGCATGTCTGACAAGCAGTGCATTTTTTACCTACTTTAGGGCTTACTGTAGAATGCTGCTGCTGCTTTCCTGCCCTTGGTGCACACCCCATCGCAAGGTTTTTTATAGCGCCACCAAATCCAGCAATCTCATGCGCTTTAAAATGCGAAAGCACAATCATGGAATTGGCATTGACTATGTTAGACGAAATTTTCACCGTCTTAAAGTGCTTCTTGTTTATCTCTACTTCATCTGAATCTTTGCTCAACAAGCCATCCGCTATTATAAGTGGTGCATTGACAACAGCGTAAGCGAAACCATTTTCTATTGCTGTAATCAAATGGTCTACTGCATTTGAGCGGCTTCCCTTGTAAAGTGTATTCGAATCAGTCAAAAACGGTTTACCGCCGTTGGCCTTAACCTTGTCTACCACTTGCCTTACAAATATGGGATTTATGTATGCATTATTTCCTCTTTCTCCAAAATGCAGTTTTATTGCCACCAAATCATCCTTTTTAAAAATGCTTTTAAATCCTGCTACATCGAAAAGCCTTGATACTTTTGATGTGATACTTCCTGACGGCTTTAAAGATCTCATGTTGTAATAGTATACCTTTGATTTCATGTAAAACCACTCCTTTAATCACCAGCTAATTTGCCTCTTATCATTTTTGCTCCTTTTTTAACATAACCCAACATAGAGTTGTCCAATATCATTATAATTGCAAGGTAGACGACAGAACCTGCAAAAATGGCAGTTCCCAATGATACAGCTTCGTAAATTTTTGTATCCGGCAAATATCTCACAACAAGATTGAATGTTAAATATGCAAATCCTCCCATTATAGCAGCGCCTATAACTGCTTTTAAAAAGGAGACTAAAATTTCATATCCACCAATAGCACCTATCTTCTTTTTCAAAGAATACATAAGCATCAACGATGTCAAAGTTGCTGCAACGGAAGTAGACAATGCAAGTCCTCCTAATCCAAGGTACCTTACGATGATTAGATTAAGTCCTATATTTACTAAAACAGCAATTGCACCATTTACCATCGGCGTCTTGGTATCTTTTAAAGAATAAAAGCCTCTGCTTAGGACATTTCTAAGCCCATTGGCTGTCATACCTAAACTTAAAAACATGAATGCGATGGATGTAAGATAAGTTGATCTTTCGTTAAAGGCCCCTCTCTCAAACAAGATCCTTATAATCGGGTACCTAAATATTATAGCACCTACCGTTACTGGAATCATGATGTAGAGTATCGCTTTAACTGCTATTTTTATGCCTTTTTTAAACTCATCTACGTTATTAGCCGCAAAGTGCCTTGAGAGCATCGGATATATTACAATTGCTATTGCCATCGAAAATATGTCAAAACCTATAAGTCTATTTGCATAGTTTAAGGCTGCAATGCTGCCAGATGGCAAGTATGACGCTATCATCCTGTCAACGTAAGTGTTTATCACCTGTATTGACGTTCCAATGAGAACAGGCATTGCCAATATGATTACTCTTTTTACCCCTTCATCTTTCAAATCCAGCACAAATCTGTACCTAAAGCCAAACTTGTAAAGGACCGGAAGCTGCATTATAACCTGAATGACAGAACCTGCCACAGTTGCCACAGCTACACCATATATGCCGTATTTAGCCCCATATAAAAGTGCTACACCTATTATGATTATGTTGTAGGGTATGCCTATCATGGCAGGTACAGAAAAATGGTCAAGTGATTGCAAAACACCTGTTATGATATTTGACACTAACACAAATACCATCACAGGCATCAAAATCATCGTAAGCTTCAGTGTAGCGTGGTAAACATCACCTTTAAATCCCGGCGCCATTATTTTGACTAAAATCGGCGCCATCACTATGCCTACTGACGCAAAGATAACCGTCAATAGAATCAAAGCATTTAAAAGGTTGTTTATAAAGTCAAAAGCCTTGTCTTTTCCCTTCTTTGCAAGGTATTCAGAAAAAAGAGGTATGACTGTGGTACCGATAGATGCTGCAATTGCAGCAAACAAAACCATCGGTATGTTCTGAGCCATGTTATAAGCATCCACGTATTTTGTTGTACCAAACTTTGACCCTATGACTACCTCTCTCAAAAAACCGGTTATTTTGCTTATCAATGTTATAACCATCACAAGTCCTGCAGCTTTAGCAGTTTTTTTGACTGTTGACATTTAACGCACCTTCAATTTAATTTTTCTCCACCAGCATAAACGATATCTCAGCTTCTGCTGCCAAGTCACCATCTACCGTCGCAACGCCTTTCGCCTTTATGAGATTTAATTTTGACGAGATTATCTCAACTTCAAGCTTTAACTGATCTCCAGGCACTACTACTCTTTTGAATTTGCACTTGTTGATGCCTGTAAAAAGCCCTATCATATTATTATTGTCTTTCCCGTGCATAACGGTTATTCCACCAAGCTGAGCCATAGCCTCTACAATAAGTACCCCCGGCATAATGGGATTTCCCGGAAAATGCCCTTGAAAATAAGGTTCATTTGCAGAGACGTTTTTTATGCCTACTGCTTTTTTACCATCTTCAATCTCCAACACTTTATCAATCATCAAAAACGGATACCTGTGGGGTATGACCTCCCTAATTTCTTTATTATCTAACATCTAATCAACTCCTAATTTTGCTTTTTACTATGATTATACCATATAGGATGAAAATATGAAAATTGCACAGCTAAAAAAATAACCGCCCTGTAAGCTTAGAGCGGTTATGGTTTCATATCTTCTTTGACAATTGGTTGTACATTTCATCTGCCAATCCGATCCCTGAGTTTTGCGCTATTGACTGTGCATAGTTGTCATACATCATCGTAGTAAACACATCTGTAGCAAAGTCATCGCCAGTCAGCGGGTCCTTTGGTATCGTGTTTCTCATCTCAGTAAGCATTTGGTTTACAAATACAGCTTCCAAGTCGATACATGCCTCTTTCAACTTTTGCTTATCCTTATTGTTTAAAGCATCTTGTATCGCCTTTTGAAAATCACCAGTATTAGTGTTGACATTAAGCTGGTTTACCTGGTTTACTTCATTTATGCTGCTTACAGGATCTATGTTCATCTAAGATTTCCCCCAATTAAAAATTTATCTCCTTAAATTATTGGCAATGTTAAGCATATCGTCTGCAGCTTGAATAGCCTTTGAATTTAATTCGTAAGCCCTTTGAGCCGCTATCATGTTTACCATCTCATTTACCACTTGCACATTTGAAGTTTCCAAAAATCCTTGGCGGACGTTTCCCATTCTGCCCTGAAAATCGTCCCTCGTGCCTGGATCTCCTGATGCTGCCGTTGCCTCATAAAGGTTGTCGCCTTTATCCAACAGTCCATCTGGGTTTTGAAAATTGTAGATTCCCAAAGTCGCTACATCCTGCTGAGTCCCATCAGAGTTTTTCACAGATATGACCCCTAAAGGAGATATTGATATATCCTTTTGGGTGCTATCAAACGTTATCGGATTTCCTCCATCGTCTAAAACAGGATAGCCATTAGCAGTTGTCAAAGTTGCTGTGTTTTGATCTACGCTTAACTTAAAGCTTCCATCCCTCGTGTAGTACGTATTTCCATCAGGGCCTAATACCGCGAAAAATCCTTCTCCATCCAACGCCACATCTAAAGGATTATCTGTCTCCTGCAAGCTTCCTTCGCTAAAGTCTTTGACAATGGCAGACGGCCTTACGCCAACACCTACCTGCATGTTTACAGGCTTTCCTTGCCCGCCATTTACGTCTTCAGTCTGAAGCGTCTGATATATGAGGTCCTGAAATTCTGCCCTATCCCTCTTAAATGCAGTCGTATTTACATTTGCAAGGTTGTTTGAAATCACATCAACATTAAGCTGCTGCGCATTCATGCCTGATGCAGCAGACCACAATGCTCTTATCACTTAATACCACCTCTTTTTATACTTTTCCAACTTCATTTACGCTTTTATCGAGTGTTTCATCAAATGCAGACACTGACTTTTGGTTTGCCTCATAAGTCCTCATTGCGCTTATCATTGTCACCATCTCATCTACTGGATTTACATTTGATCCCTCTAAGTAACCTTGCTTAACTTTTGAAGTCGCCGGTACAGCTTGTCCACCTGTCGTAAAAAACAGATTGTTGCCTTCTTTCCTGAGTGTATTGTAATTTGCAAAATCCACTATGTTTAACTTATCGACAGTTTGTCCATTTACGCTTATGTTTCCTGATTCATCGACAGATATATCACCGTTGCTAAGCTGTATAGGTCCATTCTGACCTAAAACGTAGTAACCATCTTTCGTCACAAGGTATCCATTGCTATTTAAAGTAAACGAGCCATCTCTCGTGTACCTTACGCCATT
The nucleotide sequence above comes from Thermoanaerobacterium sp. PSU-2. Encoded proteins:
- a CDS encoding DUF362 domain-containing protein, whose translation is MKSKVYYYNMRSLKPSGSITSKVSRLFDVAGFKSIFKKDDLVAIKLHFGERGNNAYINPIFVRQVVDKVKANGGKPFLTDSNTLYKGSRSNAVDHLITAIENGFAYAVVNAPLIIADGLLSKDSDEVEINKKHFKTVKISSNIVNANSMIVLSHFKAHEIAGFGGAIKNLAMGCAPRAGKQQQHSTVSPKVGKKCTACQTCIKNCPEDAISLVDGKAYIDPEKCIGCGECITMCQYDAINPQWGTDMDEFVERMTEYAYGAYMNKKGKIAFMNFVMNVTPLCDCTPWSDAPIVQDIGILASFDPVAIDKASFDLVNRQAGNPHSALGDVGRGLNEGDDKFAAIHPETRGDIQFKYGEELGMGTTDYELVELK
- the murJ gene encoding murein biosynthesis integral membrane protein MurJ, which codes for MSTVKKTAKAAGLVMVITLISKITGFLREVVIGSKFGTTKYVDAYNMAQNIPMVLFAAIAASIGTTVIPLFSEYLAKKGKDKAFDFINNLLNALILLTVIFASVGIVMAPILVKIMAPGFKGDVYHATLKLTMILMPVMVFVLVSNIITGVLQSLDHFSVPAMIGIPYNIIIIGVALLYGAKYGIYGVAVATVAGSVIQVIMQLPVLYKFGFRYRFVLDLKDEGVKRVIILAMPVLIGTSIQVINTYVDRMIASYLPSGSIAALNYANRLIGFDIFSMAIAIVIYPMLSRHFAANNVDEFKKGIKIAVKAILYIMIPVTVGAIIFRYPIIRILFERGAFNERSTYLTSIAFMFLSLGMTANGLRNVLSRGFYSLKDTKTPMVNGAIAVLVNIGLNLIIVRYLGLGGLALSTSVAATLTSLMLMYSLKKKIGAIGGYEILVSFLKAVIGAAIMGGFAYLTFNLVVRYLPDTKIYEAVSLGTAIFAGSVVYLAIIMILDNSMLGYVKKGAKMIRGKLAGD
- the fabZ gene encoding 3-hydroxyacyl-ACP dehydratase FabZ; its protein translation is MLDNKEIREVIPHRYPFLMIDKVLEIEDGKKAVGIKNVSANEPYFQGHFPGNPIMPGVLIVEAMAQLGGITVMHGKDNNNMIGLFTGINKCKFKRVVVPGDQLKLEVEIISSKLNLIKAKGVATVDGDLAAEAEISFMLVEKN
- a CDS encoding rod-binding protein, producing the protein MNIDPVSSINEVNQVNQLNVNTNTGDFQKAIQDALNNKDKQKLKEACIDLEAVFVNQMLTEMRNTIPKDPLTGDDFATDVFTTMMYDNYAQSIAQNSGIGLADEMYNQLSKKI
- the flgG gene encoding flagellar basal-body rod protein FlgG, with protein sequence MIRALWSAASGMNAQQLNVDVISNNLANVNTTAFKRDRAEFQDLIYQTLQTEDVNGGQGKPVNMQVGVGVRPSAIVKDFSEGSLQETDNPLDVALDGEGFFAVLGPDGNTYYTRDGSFKLSVDQNTATLTTANGYPVLDDGGNPITFDSTQKDISISPLGVISVKNSDGTQQDVATLGIYNFQNPDGLLDKGDNLYEATAASGDPGTRDDFQGRMGNVRQGFLETSNVQVVNEMVNMIAAQRAYELNSKAIQAADDMLNIANNLRR
- the flgF gene encoding flagellar basal-body rod protein FlgF, coding for MLRGLYTASSGMIAQQKIVDVLSNNIANVNTTGYKKDTVTTMAFPDYMVTRSGGDNVPYNGNIGTMDYGVLVETFNTNFSEGDIEKTDGKLDFALDGSGFFTVSTPNGVRYTRDGSFTLNSNGYLVTKDGYYVLGQNGPIQLSNGDISVDESGNISVNGQTVDKLNIVDFANYNTLRKEGNNLFFTTGGQAVPATSKVKQGYLEGSNVNPVDEMVTMISAMRTYEANQKSVSAFDETLDKSVNEVGKV